A region of Streptomyces deccanensis DNA encodes the following proteins:
- the otnI gene encoding 2-oxo-tetronate isomerase: MPRFAANLSMMYTEHDFLDRFAAASADGFEAVEYLFPYAYDAAELRRRLDDHGLKQVLFNAPPGAWESGERGMAALPGREAELRSGVDQALEYAAALGCPRVHLMAGLVRPDASPVERAEHRDTYLTNLAWATERAATAGVDILIEPINGRDMPGYFLNTQAEAHAVVRGVGASHLKVQLDLYHCQIVEGDLTATLRRDLPSGRVGHLQIAGVPDRGEPDQGELNVRHLFDVVDELGFDGWIGCEYRPRAGTSEGLRWLHDHRSRRGQNA; encoded by the coding sequence ATGCCGAGGTTCGCAGCGAACCTGTCCATGATGTACACGGAGCACGATTTCCTCGACCGCTTCGCCGCGGCCTCGGCTGACGGCTTCGAGGCCGTGGAGTACCTCTTCCCTTACGCGTACGACGCCGCCGAGCTGCGCCGCCGGCTCGACGACCACGGCCTGAAGCAGGTGCTCTTCAACGCCCCTCCCGGGGCGTGGGAGTCCGGAGAGCGCGGGATGGCGGCGCTGCCCGGACGTGAGGCGGAGCTGCGTTCCGGGGTGGACCAGGCGCTGGAGTACGCGGCGGCGCTGGGCTGCCCTCGGGTGCACCTGATGGCCGGGCTGGTCCGGCCGGACGCGTCACCGGTCGAGCGGGCCGAGCATCGTGACACCTACCTGACCAACCTGGCCTGGGCCACGGAGCGGGCCGCCACGGCCGGCGTCGACATCCTGATCGAGCCGATCAACGGCCGCGACATGCCCGGGTACTTCCTGAACACCCAGGCCGAGGCGCACGCCGTGGTGCGGGGGGTGGGAGCCTCGCATCTCAAGGTGCAGCTCGACCTCTACCACTGCCAGATCGTCGAGGGTGACCTCACCGCGACTCTGCGCCGCGACCTGCCGAGCGGCCGGGTCGGTCATCTGCAGATCGCGGGCGTGCCCGACCGGGGTGAGCCCGACCAGGGTGAGCTCAACGTCCGCCACCTGTTCGACGTGGTCGACGAGCTGGGCTTCGACGGGTGGATCGGCTGCGAGTACCGACCCCGCGCCGGCACGAGCGAAGGTCTCCGTTGGCTCCACGACCACCGGAGCCGACGAGGGCAGAACGCGTGA
- a CDS encoding aspartate/glutamate racemase family protein gives MSTTASIAVLHTSLLFINPDSVINEHLAELTPDAHVLHFVDSDVLAAVVRDGGVSPSSTQRMVHLAQAAEAAGADVIFSACSSVGPAIDVARRLVSVPIVKIDDAMTASAVETADAIGVLATVPTTLPPTRALVEEKARAAGRDITVRERLCEGAFSVLTSGDRDRHDAMVLDGARALATEVDVIVLAQASMARLAPAIAEAVGKPVLSSPRSGAEDAVRVLNGQAG, from the coding sequence ATGTCCACCACTGCCTCGATCGCCGTGCTGCACACCAGCCTGCTGTTCATCAACCCCGATTCGGTCATCAACGAACACCTCGCGGAACTCACGCCGGACGCCCACGTCCTGCACTTCGTCGACAGCGACGTGCTCGCCGCCGTGGTGCGCGACGGCGGGGTCTCGCCTTCCAGCACGCAGCGCATGGTGCACCTGGCCCAGGCCGCGGAGGCCGCGGGGGCCGATGTCATCTTCTCCGCCTGCTCCTCGGTCGGTCCGGCCATCGACGTGGCCCGACGCCTGGTCTCCGTCCCGATCGTCAAGATCGACGACGCGATGACCGCGTCAGCGGTCGAGACCGCTGACGCCATCGGCGTCCTGGCCACGGTCCCCACGACGCTGCCGCCGACCCGTGCCCTCGTCGAGGAGAAGGCCCGGGCGGCCGGTCGCGACATCACCGTCCGAGAACGGCTCTGCGAGGGCGCCTTCTCGGTGCTGACGTCCGGTGACCGCGACCGCCACGACGCGATGGTGCTGGACGGGGCACGGGCGCTGGCCACCGAGGTCGACGTGATCGTGCTGGCCCAGGCGTCCATGGCGCGGCTGGCTCCCGCGATCGCCGAAGCCGTCGGCAAGCCCGTGCTCTCCAGCCCACGCAGCGGAGCGGAAGACGCGGTGCGTGTGCTGAACGGGCAGGCCGGCTGA
- a CDS encoding class II fructose-bisphosphate aldolase codes for MLLHGTDALKEAAAAGHALPGFVAYNLETVQGVTAAAEAAGGPVVIQAGSSPFKHAGREALIRLALDAAARSTASLGVHLDHSRDLDEISACLEAGYTSVMVDGSHLPFAENIALTKEAVRRARDHGAWVEAELGALPGDEDVSTDAVARAAAMTDPQQAAEFVSATGVDALAVAVGNVHGFTEHPVRLDLARLAAIHEAVPVPLVLHGASGLPVGELHCALARGVAKVNVNAELRRAYLEATRATLPSALPGSDVVALWAAGRDAVRDAALDVISRLSPHAEGGNPRARLCPR; via the coding sequence ATGCTGCTGCACGGAACCGATGCCCTGAAGGAGGCGGCGGCCGCCGGTCACGCCCTGCCCGGGTTCGTCGCCTACAACCTGGAGACGGTGCAGGGCGTCACGGCAGCCGCCGAGGCCGCCGGAGGGCCGGTCGTCATCCAGGCGGGCTCCAGTCCCTTCAAGCACGCCGGCCGCGAGGCCCTGATACGGCTGGCGCTGGACGCCGCCGCACGCTCCACGGCCTCGTTGGGGGTGCACCTCGACCACAGCCGGGACCTGGACGAGATCTCCGCCTGCCTGGAGGCGGGCTACACCTCCGTCATGGTCGACGGCTCTCACCTGCCGTTCGCCGAGAACATCGCGCTGACGAAGGAGGCGGTCCGCCGGGCCCGCGACCACGGCGCCTGGGTGGAGGCCGAGCTCGGTGCCCTGCCGGGTGACGAGGACGTCTCCACCGACGCCGTCGCGCGGGCCGCGGCGATGACCGACCCGCAGCAGGCGGCCGAATTCGTGTCCGCGACGGGCGTGGACGCGCTCGCCGTCGCCGTCGGCAACGTCCACGGCTTCACCGAGCACCCGGTCCGCCTCGACCTGGCACGGCTCGCCGCGATCCACGAGGCCGTACCGGTCCCGCTCGTCCTGCACGGCGCCAGCGGTCTGCCCGTCGGCGAGCTGCACTGCGCCCTCGCCCGAGGCGTCGCCAAGGTCAACGTCAACGCCGAACTGCGCCGCGCCTATCTGGAGGCCACCCGCGCGACCCTCCCGTCCGCGTTGCCCGGCTCCGACGTCGTCGCCCTGTGGGCGGCCGGCCGCGACGCGGTCCGGGACGCCGCCCTGGATGTCATCAGCCGCCTGAGCCCCCACGCCGAAGGGGGAAACCCGCGGGCTCGATTGTGTCCCCGGTGA
- a CDS encoding four-carbon acid sugar kinase family protein — protein MSAAEVAARISGGPRLVVLDDDPTGTQTVADVPVLTSWTVDDLRWALRQDSAVFFVLTNTRSLSPEDAAARNREVVRALHAASAAEGTGYVLASRGDSTLRGHFPLETDVLAEELTELGAGAPDGVVVVPAYIEAGRLTARSHHWMRTADGLLPVGMSEFARDATFGYRSSSLPEWVEEKTGGRVPADEVLRVTLDDLRGGGPAHTARLLSSLRGGRTAVVDAVCDDDLRVLALALAEAEENGTRLVYRVGPSFVRARAGQAGRAPLTPTELRPLRGDAPHGLIVVGSHVALTTRQLDRLRERGGIAEYELDVALLLDEERREAHIAEVAAAAAGALDSADAVIRTSRVLVTGADAEDSLAISRRVSAALVQVVRQVNASRRPAFVLAKGGITSSDTATHGLEIRRAWARGTLLPGIVSLWEPVDGPAAGIPYIVFAGNVGGPDALADALDLLRSA, from the coding sequence GTGAGCGCCGCGGAAGTGGCCGCCCGCATATCCGGCGGCCCCCGTCTCGTCGTCCTCGACGACGATCCGACCGGCACCCAGACGGTCGCCGACGTGCCCGTCCTGACGTCCTGGACGGTGGACGACCTGCGCTGGGCGCTGCGCCAGGACAGCGCCGTCTTCTTCGTCCTCACCAACACCCGCAGCCTGTCCCCCGAGGACGCGGCCGCCCGCAACCGCGAGGTCGTCCGCGCCCTGCACGCGGCGTCGGCGGCCGAGGGCACCGGCTACGTCCTGGCCAGCCGCGGGGACTCCACGCTTCGCGGTCACTTCCCGCTGGAGACCGATGTCCTCGCAGAGGAGCTGACGGAGCTGGGCGCAGGTGCTCCGGACGGCGTCGTGGTGGTCCCCGCCTACATCGAGGCGGGCCGGCTGACCGCCCGCTCCCACCACTGGATGCGGACCGCCGACGGACTGCTCCCGGTCGGGATGAGCGAGTTCGCCCGCGACGCCACCTTCGGCTACCGCAGTTCCTCGCTGCCCGAGTGGGTCGAGGAGAAGACGGGCGGACGCGTCCCCGCGGACGAGGTTCTGCGCGTCACCCTCGACGACCTGCGCGGCGGCGGCCCGGCGCACACGGCGCGGCTGCTGTCCTCGCTGCGCGGCGGACGTACGGCCGTCGTCGACGCGGTGTGCGACGACGATCTGCGGGTGCTGGCCCTGGCACTCGCGGAGGCGGAGGAGAACGGCACGCGGCTGGTGTACCGGGTCGGGCCGTCCTTCGTCAGGGCCCGCGCAGGACAGGCCGGGCGGGCACCGCTCACCCCGACCGAACTGCGCCCGCTGCGCGGGGACGCGCCGCACGGTCTCATCGTCGTGGGTTCTCATGTCGCGCTGACGACACGGCAGTTGGACCGGCTGCGAGAGCGAGGCGGGATCGCCGAGTACGAGCTGGACGTGGCCCTGCTACTCGACGAGGAGCGGCGTGAAGCCCACATCGCAGAGGTCGCGGCCGCGGCCGCCGGCGCGCTGGACTCGGCGGACGCCGTGATCCGTACCTCGCGCGTGCTGGTGACCGGTGCCGACGCGGAGGACAGTCTCGCGATCTCCCGCCGGGTCTCCGCCGCGCTCGTTCAGGTCGTGCGCCAGGTCAACGCCTCGCGGCGGCCCGCTTTCGTCCTCGCCAAGGGCGGGATCACCTCCAGCGACACCGCCACCCACGGCCTCGAGATCCGCCGTGCCTGGGCCCGGGGCACCCTGCTGCCGGGCATCGTCTCGCTCTGGGAGCCGGTGGACGGCCCCGCCGCCGGCATCCCCTACATCGTCTTCGCCGGGAACGTCGGGGGCCCCGACGCCCTCGCCGACGCCCTCGACCTGCTCAGGAGTGCCTGA